A stretch of the Arachis stenosperma cultivar V10309 chromosome 6, arast.V10309.gnm1.PFL2, whole genome shotgun sequence genome encodes the following:
- the LOC130933858 gene encoding AAA-ATPase At3g50940-like: MWPPSQETISSTKAALSVAPSLAATAVLLRSIATDLIPESLYNGVQSNLYKVSNHLSSKLTIIIEEHNGLAGNQMFAAANVYLGSKLSPPMKKLKVYKPQKEENLQVCMDKDQELCDYYKNVKLKWVLVSMINNNVSSNNLNKKRDHSVSYEVRYFEVTFHKKHLDMVLGSYFPYILQKAKDIEEEKKTVKLHTIDYNGTDYWNSIVLNHPSTFDSIAMEPEIKGILLEDLNLFLGRKEYYKRVGKAWKRGYLLYGPPGTGKSSLIAAMANYLRFDIYDLDLKEVQCNSDLRRLLIGTGSKSILVIEDIDCSVQLHNREDAHGTNDDDKVTLSGLLNFIDGLWSSCGEERIVICTTNHKERLDPALLRPGRMDLHIHMSYCSFTAFKTLASNYLRIHNNHHPMFDDIQGLLDKVNATPAEVAGELMKSENVDIALKGLINFLQSKHKTSK; encoded by the exons ATGTGGCCACCTTCACAAGAGACCATCTCTTCTACCAAAGCCGCCCTCTCCGTCGCTCCCTCTCTTGCTGCCACGGCAGTTCTCCTCCGGTCGATCGCCACCGACCTAATCCCGGAATCCCTCTACAATGGTGTCCAGTCCAATCTTTACAAGGTAAGCAACCATCTCTCCTCCAAACTCACCATCATCATTGAAGAACATAATGGCCTCGCTGGGAACCAAATGTTCGCGGCCGCAAACGTTTACTTGGGGTCCAAGTTATCCCCTCCAATGAAAAAATTAAAGGTTTACAAGCCCCAAAAGGAAGAGAATTTACAAGTTTGCATGGACAAGGATCAAGAGTTATGTGATTACTACAAAAATGTGAAACTCAAGTGGGTGCTTGTTTCTATGATCAACAACAATGTTAGTAGTAACAACCTTAACAAAAAGCGTGATCATAGTGTTTCCTATGAAGTTCGTTACTTTGAAGTAACATTTCACAAGAAACATTTGGACATGGTTTTGGGTTCTTACTTTCCTTACATTCTTCAAAAGGCTAAGGACattgaagaagagaagaagacgGTGAAGCTTCACACCATTGATTATAATGGAACAGATTATTGGAACTCTATTGTTCTTAATCACCCTTCAACTTTTGATTCTATAGCAATGGAGCCAGAGATAAAAG GAATCTTGTTGGAAGATTTGAACTTGTTTTTGGGGAGGAAAGAATATTATAAGAGAGTTGGGAAGGCTTGGAAAAGAGGGTACCTTTTGTACGGACCaccaggaactgggaaatcaaGCTTGATAGCTGCCATGGCTAACTATCTAAGGTTTGATATATATGACTTGGATTTGAAAGAAGTGCAATGCAATTCAGATCTTAGGAGGTTATTGATTGGGACAGGAAGCAAGTCAATTTTGGTCATTGAAGACATTGATTGCTCTGTTCAATTGCACAATAGGGAAGATGCTCATGGAACCAATGATGATGATAAg GTTACTCTGTCGGGGCTACTAAATTTCATTGATGGATTGTGGTCAAGTTGTGGAGAAGAAAGAATAGTGATATGCACAACAAATCACAAAGAACGTCTTGACCCTGCATTGTTGAGACCTGGTAGAATGGACTTGCACATTCACATGTCATATTGCTCTTTCACTGCTTTCAAGACACTGGCTTCTAACTACCTAAGAATTCATAACAATCATCATCCTATGTTTGATGACATACAAGGTTTGTTGGACAAGGTTAATGCAACACCTGCTGAGGTTGCAGGAGAGTTGATGAAGAGTGAAAATGTAGATATTGCACTCAAAGGCCTCATCAACTTCCTCCAAAGCAAGCACAAAACTTCCAAGTAA